A stretch of Candidatus Bathyarchaeia archaeon DNA encodes these proteins:
- the rqcH gene encoding ribosome rescue protein RqcH has product MKESLTAFDIVVLSRELDSELSGYYIDNIYQVNPSTLVLKLNKPGDTTKQLVLRSGRCAYTTKYELEKPKTPSVFCSALRKYLTNSKIQNIGQHDFERLIYITASKPNQTYRLIVELFSKGNIILLGSEDEILHALSYRKQKDRVILRRERFIYPNPSGLDPRSLQLKDLARIREIKGSVIRALTRLLAIGGLYAEEFVLSAGIDKNAECDRLTDAELNRLYEAISKTVEKLDHPEPCIVFNEAGETLDVTPFPLQFYSALSVKRFTSLNEALDEYFTRLAFEGEVRRRVSDYEVKIAEQQRILMEQTSKLTELKGEAEICRRIGEYIHSQSYELQNLIDWVNRQRQTGKSWSQIEEEAKKDEHISSALISIDQAKKSLKVKSEAGDFHLELDKSIYENASAYYQRSKQLQEKIKSVEAAIGETKRRIEGIRAEVPKELETLERPQQLPEKKWYEKYRFFTSSEGFLVVCGRDASSNEALIRRYVEEGDLVLHADLPGSPFAVIKTGGRAPSEVTIAEAAQFTVSYSRAWREGLGSADAYWVKASQVSKKAPSGEYLSKGAFMIYGPRNYLHGLPLMLAIGVKVDGKPEIVSGPLTAVRAITQSYIGIMPGDLSAKELASHIRAKLVSKLPRELGIKVAKLPLESFIALIPFGKAQLSPDLESKRKIK; this is encoded by the coding sequence TTGAAAGAGTCTCTAACTGCATTTGATATAGTTGTACTTTCCAGGGAGCTAGACAGCGAACTCTCTGGTTATTATATTGACAACATATATCAAGTTAATCCTTCGACATTGGTGTTGAAGCTGAACAAGCCGGGAGACACTACAAAACAGCTTGTTCTCAGGTCGGGTAGATGCGCCTACACCACAAAGTACGAGTTGGAGAAGCCTAAAACCCCCTCTGTCTTCTGTTCAGCCCTCCGTAAATACCTCACTAACAGCAAAATTCAGAATATAGGACAACACGACTTTGAAAGGTTAATCTACATTACAGCCTCTAAGCCCAATCAAACCTACCGGTTGATTGTCGAACTTTTCAGTAAAGGGAACATAATACTCTTAGGGTCTGAAGATGAGATTCTACATGCATTAAGCTATAGAAAGCAGAAGGATAGAGTGATCCTCAGGCGTGAGCGGTTTATATATCCTAACCCCAGCGGCTTAGACCCGCGCAGTTTACAATTGAAGGATCTAGCAAGGATTAGGGAGATTAAGGGGTCGGTCATCAGAGCGCTCACGCGGTTACTTGCAATCGGCGGTCTCTATGCAGAGGAGTTTGTGCTCTCAGCTGGCATTGACAAGAACGCCGAGTGCGATCGCCTTACAGATGCAGAGCTTAACCGTCTCTATGAAGCGATCTCGAAGACGGTGGAGAAGTTAGATCATCCCGAACCCTGCATCGTCTTCAACGAGGCTGGGGAAACATTAGACGTAACACCCTTCCCACTCCAGTTCTATTCAGCTCTCTCCGTGAAACGTTTCACTTCTCTAAACGAAGCATTAGACGAGTATTTTACTCGTCTCGCTTTCGAGGGCGAAGTTAGGAGACGTGTGAGTGACTATGAAGTTAAGATCGCAGAGCAGCAACGTATACTCATGGAACAAACCTCAAAACTAACCGAGTTGAAGGGCGAGGCAGAGATCTGTAGGCGTATAGGTGAGTATATTCACAGTCAATCATATGAGCTCCAAAATCTCATCGACTGGGTAAACCGTCAAAGGCAGACTGGAAAGAGCTGGTCACAGATAGAAGAAGAGGCAAAGAAGGATGAGCACATCTCCTCCGCCCTCATAAGTATAGATCAAGCGAAGAAAAGTTTGAAAGTGAAATCCGAAGCTGGTGATTTTCACCTCGAGTTGGATAAGTCAATCTATGAGAATGCTTCAGCATACTACCAGCGGTCCAAACAGTTGCAGGAAAAGATCAAGTCTGTGGAGGCAGCCATTGGGGAGACCAAGAGGAGAATAGAGGGCATCAGAGCGGAGGTCCCCAAAGAGTTGGAAACTCTTGAGCGCCCCCAGCAGCTTCCTGAGAAGAAGTGGTATGAAAAATACCGCTTCTTCACCTCGTCCGAAGGCTTTTTGGTAGTCTGCGGCAGAGACGCCTCGTCTAACGAGGCACTTATTAGGAGATACGTTGAAGAAGGTGATTTGGTGCTCCATGCTGATTTGCCTGGTTCACCCTTCGCGGTAATCAAGACTGGTGGACGAGCGCCTTCCGAAGTAACTATAGCGGAAGCTGCTCAGTTCACCGTCTCTTACAGTAGAGCTTGGCGTGAAGGTCTAGGCTCAGCCGACGCATACTGGGTTAAAGCGAGCCAAGTGAGCAAGAAAGCTCCTTCAGGAGAGTACCTTTCAAAAGGAGCCTTTATGATCTATGGTCCACGTAACTACCTTCATGGGCTTCCTCTAATGTTGGCCATTGGTGTCAAAGTGGACGGGAAACCTGAAATAGTAAGCGGCCCTCTCACAGCTGTAAGGGCTATCACTCAGAGCTATATTGGAATTATGCCAGGCGACCTCTCAGCAAAAGAGTTGGCCTCGCATATAAGGGCAAAACTGGTCTCAAAGCTTCCTAGGGAGCTGGGCATTAAAGTTGCGAAGCTACCTTTGGAGAGTTTCATCGCATTGATACCATTCGGTAAGGCACAGCTATCCCCAGATTTAGAGTCGAAGAGAAAGATAAAATAG
- a CDS encoding CBS domain-containing protein — protein MAANPFVKVREAMSSPVVTAGKDEKIGQIAKLMEKHNIGCVVILDSEKKPVGVITDRDIVIRVFAKGTAPSKLRAADIMSSPIATISSDKGIDEAARIMNKLGLRRLVVMDGAKLIGIISSRDILRVTPALVEIITEKARLGMKVTSPKTSTTLIGYCEICGQWSEVLREVEGKLACDDCATELASMEEHSS, from the coding sequence ATGGCTGCAAATCCGTTTGTAAAAGTTAGGGAGGCTATGAGCTCCCCAGTAGTAACTGCAGGCAAGGATGAGAAGATTGGACAGATAGCTAAGCTAATGGAGAAGCATAACATAGGTTGCGTCGTAATCCTGGACTCGGAAAAGAAGCCTGTAGGCGTAATTACGGATAGGGACATCGTGATTCGTGTATTCGCTAAGGGTACCGCGCCCTCAAAACTGAGGGCGGCAGATATAATGTCCTCACCTATTGCAACAATTTCGTCAGATAAAGGGATAGATGAGGCAGCACGAATTATGAATAAGTTGGGGTTGAGGCGGCTGGTTGTCATGGATGGAGCTAAACTCATAGGCATAATCTCAAGCAGGGACATCCTGAGGGTAACACCAGCTCTAGTAGAGATAATTACTGAAAAGGCTAGGTTGGGCATGAAGGTGACGTCGCCAAAGACGTCAACCACTCTCATTGGTTACTGCGAGATTTGCGGCCAATGGTCGGAGGTGCTTAGGGAAGTTGAGGGGAAGCTCGCTTGTGATGACTGTGCAACGGAATTGGCGAGCATGGAAGAGCACTCAAGCTAA